The following are encoded in a window of Eschrichtius robustus isolate mEscRob2 chromosome 1, mEscRob2.pri, whole genome shotgun sequence genomic DNA:
- the PSMC1 gene encoding 26S proteasome regulatory subunit 4: MGQSQSGGHGPGGGKKDDKDKKKKYEPPVPTRVGKKKKKTKGPDAASKLPLVTPHTQCRLKLLKLERIKDYLLMEEEFIRNQEQMKPLEEKQEEERSKVDDLRGTPMSVGTLEEIIDDNHAIVSTSVGSEHYVSILSFVDKDLLEPGCSVLLNHKVHAVIGVLMDDTDPLVTVMKVEKAPQETYADIGGLDNQIQEIKESVELPLTHPEYYEEMGIKPPKGVILYGPPGTGKTLLAKAVANQTSATFLRVVGSELIQKYLGDGPKLVRELFRVAEEHAPSIVFIDEIDAIGTKRYDSNSGGEREIQRTMLELLNQLDGFDSRGDVKVIMATNRIETLDPALIRPGRIDRKIEFPLPDEKTKKRIFQIHTSRMTLADDVTLDDLIMAKDDLSGADIKAICTEAGLMALRERRMKVTNEDFKKSKENVLYKKQEGTPEGLYL, encoded by the exons ATG ggtCAGAGTCAGAGTGGTGGTCATGGTCCTGGAGGTGGAAAGAAGGATGACaag gacaagaaaaagaaatatgaaccTCCTGTACCAACTAGAGtggggaaaaagaagaagaaaacaaagggacCAGATGCTGCCAGCAAACTGCCCCTGG tGACACCTCACACTCAGTGCCGGTTAAAATTACTGAAGTTAGAGAGAATTAAAGACTATCTTCTCATGGAGGAAGAATTCATTAGAAATCAGGAACAAATGAAGCCTTTAGAAGAAAAGCAAGAG GAGGAAAGATCAAAGGTGGATGATCTGAGGGGGACCCCAATGTCGGTAGGAACCTTGGAAGAGATCATTGATGACAATCATGCCATCGTGTCTACGTCTGTGGGCTCAGAACACTACGTCAGCATTCTTTCATTTGTAGACAAGGATCTGCTGGAACCGGGCTGCTCGGTCCTGCTCAACCACAAG GTGCATGCTGTGATAGGGGTGCTGATGGATGACACGGATCCCTTGGTCACAGTGATGAAGGTGGAAAAGGCCCCCCAGGAGACATATGCTGATATTGGGGGGTTAGACAACCAAATCCAGGAAATTAAG GAATCTGTGGAGCTTCCACTCACTCATCCTGAATATTATGAAGAGATGGGTATAAAGCCCCCTAAGGGGGTCATTCTGTATGGTCCACCTGGCACAG GTAAAACCTTACTAGCCAAAGCAGTAGCAAACCAAACCTCGGCCACTTTCTTGAGAGTGGTTGGCTCTGAACTTATTCAGAAGTACCTAGGTGATGGGCCCAAACTTGTTCGGGAACTGTTTCGAGTTGCTGAAGAACATGCACCGTCCATCGTgtttattgatgaaattgatgcTATTGGGACGAAAAG GTATGACTCAAATTCCGGTGGTGAGAGAGAAATTCAGCGAACAATGTTGGAACTGTTGAACCAGCTGGATGGGTTTGATTCAAGGGGAGACGTGAAAGTCATCATGGCCACAAACCGGATAGAGACTTTGGACCCAGCACTTATCAGACCAG GCCGCATCGACAGGAAGATCGAGTTCCCCTTGCCCGATGAAAAGACGAAGAAGCGCATCTTTCAGATCCACACGAGCAGGATGACACTAGCCGACGACGTAACCCTGGATGACTTGATCATGGCTAAAGATGACCTCTCTGGTGCCGACATCAAG